A segment of the Leptospiraceae bacterium genome:
GTTTAGCGAGTCGGTATTTACTTTTGGAGTTTGGTATTTGTAAATTTATATTTAAATATCTTTTTTTTCCATTTTTCAGTAGTAGCAGTAATTTATTAAACATAAGAAAACTATAATAGTAAACATTACTTATTAACAATATTTCATTAGTACTATTACAAAAAAAAGATTATTTATTAAACAAAACGAAATAAAGACTTGCACTACCAGTAAATAATCATTTCATTGTAGCCTAAAATTTAGATACCAAGCTCTAATAATTAGCAATCTTTGTAAGATTGTATAATATTTTAGCGTATAGAATTTCATCTATTAGGTATAAAATTTGCAAGGAAAAGGTAGGATATTGCTATGATAGAGCTAAAATATGGAACTAGAAAAGTAATTTCGTTTAGAGGCGCTAAAAAGGTCGTCGGAGGATTGTCTGATCAAAATAAAATTGCGGTTTTATTGTACATCAGCAAGGAATTTTCGAATGTAGGCCGTGAAGAAGATCTCTTTGATACTTTAATTACGCTTTGCAAAGAAATTTTTGAATGCGATAACACCACTCTAAGGCTTTGGGACGGAGAATTACTCGTACCAATCAAATACATCAAGGAAACTAGCCCTCCTCGCCGAAATTTGACACCGCAAGAAGGATATTCCGGAAACGCATTCTCTTCCAAAAAACCCCTTATTATTCCAAATCTAAAACAGAGCCCTGGGTATTTAGATGAAGGGGAAACTACTAAATGCGTAATTTGCGTACCAATTACCTATAAGGATGACGTTTTAGGCACAATCTCCGTTGAATCGGACACCGAATTCTTTTATAAAGAAGATGATCTGGAAATCTTAGAAGCATTAGGCTCTCAATTAGCACTCGCGTTAACAGGCGTCAGGTTAATTGAAGGCCTAATGACTGCTAGAGCTAGAGAAGCTGCGATTTTATCTCAATTAGAATGGGATTTGAAAATGGGTAGGAATGTGCAAAGTCAAATTTTGCAACATCATCTTCATCCATGGAATGGTATGTATTTTGGCACCCACTACGAGCCGATGGTGGAGGTGAGTGGAGACTATTTTGACGTAGTAAAACAAGGCAACACTATGACAGCCATTATTGTGGATGTATCAGGACACGGAATTCCTGCTGCGTTAGTAACTATGGCTATCCATTTTCACTTTAATCGATATGTAATTCAGGGTCTCGGCCTAGCAGAAATAATGGAACAAATGGGAGAAGCCTTAAAACCACAACTTCCTGAATCTACTTATTTCACAGCATTTATTCTAAGAATCTATCATGATTATAGTTATGCATATATAAACGGTGGGCATCAAAAAGTCCTTCATTTTAAAAATGACGATACAATAGATGAATTAGATTCAAAAGGTGTTCCCCTTGGGATTTTGGATGTGAAAAAATCGGACTATGAAGAAGAACATGGTAAAATTGAACCAGGCGAATATCTTCTCATGTTTACTGATGGGTTTACAGAACAGAAAAATGCAGGTGGCGAAGAATACGGACATGTTAGATTCAAAGAATCTTTTCTCAAAGCTAGGAATTCGATTCAAAAAGACAAAACCAATGTATTTGCCAAAGATATCGTCAAATCAGTATTAACCGACTGGAATGAGTTCAGAGGAAATCAAAACAATGGTGACGATTTAGCTTTACTCCTACTACAATGTAACACAACGATTACAAATGCACTTCCGCTTGTAAGAATGGCTAAAGTTTCAGCGCGCCAAAAAAATAATGCAGATGCATACTCTCTAGCACTACAGGCTTATAAGATAGATCCTTCGATTAAAGATAATTTACTATTTTTGGGTAAAATGTATTATAACGATGGGAAGTATGCAGAAAGTGTAAAATTTATTGACGAATATATTAAAACTAGTGGAGAGGATACTGCTATTATCCACTACTTATACGGCAAAGCATTATTTAACTCTGAGAGACTCTCTGATGCAAAACGTGCACTCAAAAAATCTTTATCCTGTGACCATACTTTTGCAAAATCTAGTCTACTTTTAGCTAAGTGTTATTTAAAAGAAAATGCTATTCCGAAAGCAATTAAAACGTTACAACAAGGTGTCAAAAGTACTCCAAGTAACGATGCATTAAAGGTTTCTCTAAAAAAATTGGAAGGAATTTCAATTATCAGAACAAATACAGAAGAGTTACCGGAAGATTTAACGGTAGATTCGATTTAATTTAACTATAAGGACATTAAAATGATAAAATTTTTTATATTGTTTATTTACTTCACTATAACTATTTTCTCGCAAGAAGTTGTAACTGATGAAATTAAAACATCTTCGGATAATTTAATTCAAAGCGTTCAAGAAGAATTAAAAATTTTGCAAGAAGCTAATTTAGCTGAAAAACTGGAAACATCAAAACTAAGAAGTGAAATTAATTTACTTTGGGTTTGTATTGCCGCATTTCTTGTTTTTTTTATGCAGACAGGTTTTGCCCTCGTGGAAGCAGGATTCACGAGAGCAAAAAATACTGTAAATATTTTAATGAAAAATCTTTCCGATTTTACAATTGGTTCTATTTGTTTTTGGTTATTTGGATTTTCTTTAATGTTTGGTCCACTTTTAATCCAAGAATTTGGAATCGGAAAAATTTCATTTTTAGAAACTAGTTTACTTCTAGTCGATGGAAAACCTTCTCCTGAAAAATATGGATTCTTTTTATTTCAATTAGTCTTTGCCGCTACGGCTACTACGATAGTATCCGGTGCAATGGCGGAAAGAACAAAGTTCACCGCTTATTTATTGTTTTCCTTTCTAATGACCGGATTTATTTATCCAATTTTTGGAAGTTTTGTATGGTCAAATTTATTTGATGCGAATAACACAGGTTTTCTTGCAAAGATGGGTTTTATTGATTTTGCTGGATCTACAGTCGTTCATTCTATT
Coding sequences within it:
- a CDS encoding SpoIIE family protein phosphatase — its product is MIELKYGTRKVISFRGAKKVVGGLSDQNKIAVLLYISKEFSNVGREEDLFDTLITLCKEIFECDNTTLRLWDGELLVPIKYIKETSPPRRNLTPQEGYSGNAFSSKKPLIIPNLKQSPGYLDEGETTKCVICVPITYKDDVLGTISVESDTEFFYKEDDLEILEALGSQLALALTGVRLIEGLMTARAREAAILSQLEWDLKMGRNVQSQILQHHLHPWNGMYFGTHYEPMVEVSGDYFDVVKQGNTMTAIIVDVSGHGIPAALVTMAIHFHFNRYVIQGLGLAEIMEQMGEALKPQLPESTYFTAFILRIYHDYSYAYINGGHQKVLHFKNDDTIDELDSKGVPLGILDVKKSDYEEEHGKIEPGEYLLMFTDGFTEQKNAGGEEYGHVRFKESFLKARNSIQKDKTNVFAKDIVKSVLTDWNEFRGNQNNGDDLALLLLQCNTTITNALPLVRMAKVSARQKNNADAYSLALQAYKIDPSIKDNLLFLGKMYYNDGKYAESVKFIDEYIKTSGEDTAIIHYLYGKALFNSERLSDAKRALKKSLSCDHTFAKSSLLLAKCYLKENAIPKAIKTLQQGVKSTPSNDALKVSLKKLEGISIIRTNTEELPEDLTVDSI